From Kamptonema formosum PCC 6407, a single genomic window includes:
- a CDS encoding DUF2996 domain-containing protein, with translation MAEEVKNPNAGEAGTPEIAQEHAPSSDQPETSDIPSTDKPQPEAKNTEAKKPAAKPAADKAAAAKPPKKEKAPALEDKPFADFIQQDYLPALQTALDKQGVKDLDLTFAKQKFAIAGLNAAEECWQIIGKFQGGQRQFNLYFPKEDIQAQRAFSCAENGTKTSTLEPFLIDERKITLDLMVFGVVQRLNAQKWLKRN, from the coding sequence ATGGCAGAAGAAGTAAAAAATCCTAACGCTGGGGAAGCGGGGACTCCTGAAATTGCTCAAGAACACGCTCCGAGTTCTGACCAACCAGAGACAAGTGACATTCCCAGTACCGACAAGCCTCAGCCAGAGGCGAAAAATACAGAGGCGAAAAAGCCAGCCGCTAAACCTGCGGCTGATAAAGCCGCCGCAGCTAAGCCTCCGAAGAAGGAGAAGGCTCCTGCTTTGGAAGATAAGCCTTTTGCAGATTTTATTCAGCAAGACTATTTGCCAGCTTTACAGACCGCTTTGGACAAACAGGGAGTTAAGGATTTAGACCTGACTTTCGCTAAGCAAAAATTTGCGATCGCAGGTTTGAATGCAGCAGAAGAATGCTGGCAAATTATTGGCAAGTTCCAAGGAGGTCAGCGGCAATTCAATCTCTATTTCCCTAAAGAAGATATCCAAGCTCAAAGAGCTTTTTCTTGTGCGGAAAACGGCACTAAAACCAGTACCTTGGAACCTTTCTTAATTGACGAACGTAAGATTACGTTGGACTTGATGGTGTTCGGCGTTGTCCAGCGGCTCAACGCTCAAAAGTGGCTGAAACGAAATTAG
- the lptC gene encoding LPS export ABC transporter periplasmic protein LptC, whose product MIHPKSKIPSSKFPRTLPLALVTLLLGIVACGTEEATQKNKLAEDITSAEKLNSTLTLSDVTLEQANEKGERLWTVKSQQATYSKDQKVVNVKNPTGKLFQDGKEVYQIEAQTGEVRQDSNQIILKGKIVATDPRNGIVLRGNELEWRPKEDLLIVRNNLTGDHKQAIASAKEARVFSRAKRMELFGSVVANIKDPVLQLRTEHLIWLLDRQKMIGDRPVQIDRYKNKIITDRAYADQADVDLKLKIANLTKNAQLLPSDPPLQISSNIMSWNFPAELVVSPGPVTVIQLKEKVTMRGNQGRGDLEKDVFYLTGNVVGIGEKRNAQLNTDNFIWYLKTQTFDAIGNVVYRQLDPEFNLTGPKAAGQLKNETVVVQGDANGGQVVTEIITK is encoded by the coding sequence ATGATTCATCCAAAATCTAAAATCCCAAGTTCAAAATTTCCCAGAACACTACCACTAGCTTTAGTTACTTTGCTTTTGGGAATAGTCGCTTGTGGAACTGAAGAAGCAACCCAGAAAAACAAATTAGCCGAAGATATTACTTCTGCTGAAAAGTTAAATAGCACGTTAACTTTGAGCGATGTTACTCTCGAACAGGCTAATGAAAAAGGGGAACGACTATGGACGGTAAAATCCCAGCAAGCTACTTACAGTAAAGACCAAAAAGTAGTTAATGTTAAAAATCCCACTGGTAAACTCTTTCAAGATGGCAAAGAAGTTTATCAAATTGAGGCTCAGACTGGCGAGGTACGCCAAGATAGCAATCAAATTATACTTAAAGGCAAGATTGTAGCTACCGATCCCCGCAATGGTATAGTGCTACGGGGGAATGAGTTAGAGTGGCGACCAAAGGAAGATTTACTGATTGTTCGTAATAATTTAACGGGAGATCATAAACAGGCAATAGCTTCAGCTAAGGAGGCGCGAGTTTTTAGTCGCGCTAAGCGGATGGAGTTATTCGGGTCTGTGGTTGCTAATATTAAAGATCCTGTTTTACAGTTACGAACTGAGCATTTAATTTGGCTGTTAGATCGGCAAAAGATGATCGGGGATCGCCCAGTACAAATCGATCGCTACAAAAATAAAATAATTACAGATCGAGCTTATGCTGACCAAGCTGATGTTGATTTAAAACTCAAAATTGCTAACTTGACAAAAAATGCTCAATTACTGCCTTCAGACCCGCCGTTGCAGATATCTAGTAATATTATGAGTTGGAATTTTCCCGCTGAACTTGTGGTTTCGCCGGGGCCTGTGACTGTTATTCAACTCAAAGAAAAAGTGACGATGAGGGGGAATCAAGGTCGGGGAGATTTAGAAAAAGATGTCTTTTATTTAACTGGCAATGTTGTTGGAATTGGGGAGAAACGTAATGCTCAATTGAATACAGATAATTTTATTTGGTATTTAAAAACTCAGACTTTTGATGCTATAGGAAATGTGGTTTATCGTCAATTAGACCCTGAGTTTAATTTGACTGGGCCCAAGGCTGCGGGACAACTTAAAAATGAAACTGTGGTTGTGCAAGGGGATGCAAATGGTGGCCAGGTAGTTACTGAGATTATTACTAAGTAG
- a CDS encoding alpha/beta fold hydrolase, translating into MLDAKNHIRLLTPKLPRVEYPLFVFLPGMDGSGQLLRSQIPKLVEGFDIRCLAIPPTDMASWDVLVSETIALIEAEKAAGNHRSVYLCGESFGGCLAMKVILEAPHLFERLILVNPASSFRQQPWMEWGSYLTQWLPANIYPLSILGLLPVLASLGKIGRSERQALLEAMQAVPQRTTIWRLALVRSFDVGENQLRSIKQPTLVIASGADRLLPSLAEAKLLVKRIPNAEMIVLPMSGHACLLETDVDLYAIIKEHNLLLQRDEEQLAAVGS; encoded by the coding sequence ATGCTAGATGCGAAGAACCACATTCGTCTCCTTACGCCGAAACTGCCTAGAGTTGAGTATCCATTGTTTGTATTTCTGCCCGGAATGGATGGTAGCGGTCAATTGCTGCGATCGCAAATTCCCAAATTAGTAGAGGGCTTTGACATCCGTTGTCTAGCCATCCCCCCTACTGACATGGCGAGTTGGGACGTACTTGTGAGCGAGACCATAGCCTTGATTGAAGCAGAAAAGGCAGCGGGAAATCATCGGTCTGTTTACCTGTGTGGTGAGTCATTTGGGGGGTGCTTGGCGATGAAAGTCATATTAGAGGCTCCTCACCTTTTTGAGCGGCTAATTTTAGTTAATCCCGCGTCTTCATTTAGACAGCAGCCTTGGATGGAGTGGGGCTCGTACCTGACCCAGTGGTTGCCCGCAAACATTTATCCTTTATCGATATTAGGGCTGCTGCCAGTTTTAGCATCTTTAGGAAAGATTGGGAGGAGCGAGCGCCAAGCCTTGCTAGAAGCGATGCAGGCAGTGCCTCAGAGAACGACTATTTGGCGACTGGCTTTAGTGCGATCGTTCGATGTAGGGGAAAACCAGTTACGTAGTATTAAACAACCAACGCTGGTAATTGCTAGCGGAGCCGACCGACTTTTGCCATCTTTAGCAGAAGCGAAACTTTTAGTCAAACGAATACCAAATGCCGAGATGATCGTGCTGCCAATGAGCGGACACGCCTGCTTGCTGGAAACCGACGTTGACCTCTACGCCATTATTAAAGAACACAATTTGCTGTTACAGCGGGACGAAGAACAACTGGCAGCAGTTGGTAGTTGA
- the metG gene encoding methionine--tRNA ligase: MKSTDITKDTFALTTPLYYVNDLPHVGSAYTTMAADAAARFERLRGKSVLLITGTDEHGQKIQRTAESVGRSPQAHCDLIAAGFESLWEQLNIQYNRFSRTTAPRHQFIVKEFFQRVWEAGDIYLSQQQGWYCVSCEEFKEERDLLPGKRCPIHTSKEVEWRDEENYFFRLSRYQAQLQELYEQRPDFIQPKSRRNEVLKFVSTGLQDFSISRINLDWGLPVPADDRHTIYVWFDALLGYITALLDPDSEPTLENALSKWWPIDLHLIGKDILRFHAVYWPAMLMSANLPMPGRIFGHGFLTKDGRKMGKTDGNIIDPVALVNQYGSDAVRYYFLKEIEFGEDGDFNEARFIDTLNADLANDLGNLVNRTLSMAHKYCGGLIPNVNAEDIAPDNPLKEIGLTLSDRTAQAYENLAFSQACEAILALVQAGNKFIDFSAPWSLYKQGKLEAVEKVLYPVLESVRLAAYLLSPIIPNISSAIYQQLGFAIDFNDQVAINNSATFATQAIWGALPANQALRQPQPVFKRIEVLQSVSS; this comes from the coding sequence ATGAAATCGACCGATATAACTAAAGACACCTTTGCTTTAACAACACCTCTTTACTATGTAAATGATTTACCTCACGTTGGCAGCGCTTATACAACGATGGCAGCGGATGCAGCAGCTAGGTTTGAGCGACTGCGGGGAAAATCTGTTTTGCTGATTACGGGAACAGACGAACATGGTCAGAAGATTCAGCGCACGGCTGAGAGTGTGGGGCGATCGCCTCAAGCTCACTGCGACCTAATTGCCGCTGGCTTCGAGTCTCTGTGGGAGCAGCTAAATATCCAATATAACCGCTTTAGCCGCACTACAGCGCCCCGCCATCAGTTCATAGTTAAAGAATTTTTCCAGCGTGTTTGGGAAGCAGGCGACATCTATTTGAGCCAGCAACAGGGATGGTATTGCGTCTCTTGCGAAGAGTTCAAAGAAGAACGCGACCTACTTCCTGGTAAAAGGTGTCCTATCCATACCAGCAAAGAAGTCGAGTGGCGCGACGAGGAAAATTACTTCTTCCGCCTTTCCCGCTATCAAGCTCAACTTCAAGAGCTTTACGAACAGCGACCAGACTTCATCCAACCCAAAAGCCGACGCAACGAAGTGCTGAAATTTGTCAGCACGGGATTGCAAGACTTTTCAATTTCTAGGATAAATCTTGACTGGGGTTTACCCGTTCCTGCCGACGATCGCCATACTATATATGTTTGGTTTGATGCGCTCTTGGGGTATATTACGGCTCTGCTCGATCCTGATAGCGAACCTACCTTAGAGAATGCTCTATCAAAATGGTGGCCGATCGATCTGCACCTAATTGGCAAAGATATTCTGCGCTTTCATGCAGTTTACTGGCCAGCAATGCTGATGTCCGCAAATTTACCAATGCCTGGTCGTATATTCGGACACGGATTTTTGACCAAAGATGGTAGAAAAATGGGGAAAACTGATGGTAACATCATCGATCCTGTGGCATTAGTCAATCAGTATGGTTCAGATGCAGTCCGCTATTACTTTCTAAAAGAAATTGAATTTGGAGAGGATGGTGATTTTAATGAAGCTCGGTTTATTGACACTTTGAATGCAGATTTGGCAAATGACTTGGGTAATTTGGTCAACCGTACCTTGAGCATGGCTCACAAATATTGCGGCGGCCTGATTCCGAATGTTAATGCTGAAGATATTGCACCAGATAATCCACTCAAGGAAATAGGTCTAACTTTGAGCGATCGCACAGCTCAAGCTTACGAAAATTTAGCCTTTAGTCAAGCTTGCGAAGCCATACTTGCTTTAGTGCAAGCTGGGAACAAGTTTATTGACTTTAGCGCACCTTGGAGCCTGTACAAACAAGGAAAACTAGAAGCAGTTGAAAAAGTTCTCTATCCTGTTTTGGAATCTGTTAGACTAGCAGCTTACCTTTTATCACCCATTATTCCCAATATCAGCAGTGCTATCTATCAGCAGCTAGGTTTTGCAATTGATTTTAACGACCAGGTTGCAATTAATAATTCAGCAACCTTTGCGACCCAAGCTATCTGGGGTGCTTTGCCAGCAAATCAAGCTTTAAGGCAACCTCAGCCAGTTTTTAAACGCATTGAAGTCTTACAATCAGTTTCTTCATAG
- a CDS encoding CAAD domain-containing protein has product MAEIPNPEKPETEVVAETATPEQPETEVVVLTASPEQPAEVVAETPTSEQPTEVTAETASPEPPAVNYLQTPAANPFETIASAEITTPNQPEQPVIVAKMSTSNPPETVIIVEDTAADKSTTQSTSQSQQIKEQILSILSHLPDYISGFYQEYKSQLTLLGLIIASIIAFKIFLGVVDALNDIPFLEPTFELIGIGYSSWFIYRYLLKSSNRQELSQNIQILKEQVLGRKS; this is encoded by the coding sequence GTGGCTGAAATTCCTAACCCAGAAAAACCGGAAACAGAAGTAGTTGCCGAAACTGCTACTCCCGAACAACCAGAAACAGAAGTAGTTGTCCTAACTGCTAGTCCAGAACAACCAGCAGAAGTAGTTGCCGAAACTCCTACTTCAGAACAACCAACAGAAGTTACAGCCGAAACTGCTAGCCCAGAACCGCCAGCAGTAAATTACCTCCAAACACCTGCGGCAAATCCGTTTGAAACGATTGCCAGTGCTGAAATAACTACCCCAAATCAACCTGAACAACCTGTTATAGTAGCAAAAATGTCAACCTCAAATCCACCTGAAACTGTTATCATCGTCGAAGATACTGCCGCAGACAAATCAACAACCCAGTCAACAAGCCAGTCGCAGCAGATTAAAGAACAAATCCTCTCAATTTTGTCCCACCTCCCAGATTACATCAGCGGCTTTTATCAAGAGTACAAAAGCCAGCTCACTCTTCTAGGTTTGATAATAGCCTCAATTATCGCCTTCAAAATATTTCTGGGCGTAGTGGACGCGCTAAACGATATCCCCTTCCTAGAGCCAACTTTTGAGCTAATTGGAATTGGATACTCAAGCTGGTTTATCTACCGCTATTTACTGAAGTCCTCCAATCGCCAAGAATTATCTCAAAACATCCAAATTCTCAAAGAACAAGTTTTAGGACGAAAATCCTAA
- a CDS encoding LabA-like NYN domain-containing protein — translation MLSKLDNHDLFTPEQVLENRGRVAIFIDGSNLFYAALQLGIEIDYTKLLCRLTAGSRLLRSFFYTGVDRTNEKQQGFLLWMRRNGYRVISKDLVQLPDGSKKANLDVEIAVDMMALVGSYDTAVLVSGDGDLAYAVDAVSYRGVRVEVVSLRSMTSDSLINVADRYIDLESIKEDIQKTNRPNYAYRPLSGISLMDDHEDR, via the coding sequence ATGTTGAGTAAACTAGACAATCACGACCTTTTCACTCCAGAACAGGTTCTAGAAAATAGAGGTCGAGTAGCAATTTTTATCGATGGCTCTAACCTATTTTATGCTGCTTTACAATTAGGAATTGAAATCGATTACACTAAGCTGTTGTGCCGTTTAACTGCTGGTTCGCGGTTGTTGCGCTCTTTTTTCTACACAGGTGTAGACCGCACAAATGAGAAACAGCAAGGATTTTTACTGTGGATGCGCCGCAATGGATATCGCGTGATTTCTAAGGATTTAGTGCAACTTCCAGACGGCTCAAAAAAAGCTAACTTGGATGTAGAAATTGCTGTAGATATGATGGCTTTGGTGGGTTCTTACGATACAGCAGTTTTAGTCAGCGGTGACGGGGATCTAGCTTATGCTGTGGATGCTGTCAGCTATCGCGGAGTCAGAGTTGAGGTAGTGAGTTTGCGATCGATGACGAGCGACAGTTTAATTAATGTAGCAGACCGCTATATTGATTTGGAATCGATTAAGGAAGATATCCAAAAAACTAATCGCCCGAATTATGCTTATCGTCCCTTGTCTGGCATTAGCTTGATGGACGATCATGAAGATAGATAA
- a CDS encoding lysophospholipid acyltransferase family protein → MFLDSTLQISHWLLAALGTQRFLYHEDRIPRSGAVLVVSNHRSFLDPVLLTAAIGRPIRFACHHYMGQVPVMREVVTTFGAFPLEEPTHRQQHFFKQATTLLQAGEMVGVFPEGAEPMVKFTPPNKLGKFQRGFAHLALRAPVQDLAVLPVAIASYQEQSIRSTVPLRLLSLFDPSEPLFNQSGWHPLIIYQRTNVLIGRPYWITPSVQQQYQGKQAKKVVTELTEHCQGEIAHLLSRGCL, encoded by the coding sequence ATGTTTTTAGATAGCACGTTGCAAATTTCGCACTGGTTATTGGCTGCGTTGGGAACCCAGAGGTTTCTGTACCACGAAGACCGCATTCCGCGATCTGGTGCAGTATTGGTAGTGAGCAACCACCGTAGTTTCCTTGACCCAGTGCTGCTGACGGCCGCGATCGGTCGTCCGATTCGCTTTGCTTGCCATCACTACATGGGTCAAGTCCCGGTGATGAGGGAGGTGGTGACAACATTTGGGGCTTTCCCTTTGGAGGAGCCAACCCATCGCCAGCAGCATTTTTTTAAACAAGCTACAACTCTGCTGCAAGCTGGGGAGATGGTGGGGGTGTTTCCAGAGGGAGCAGAGCCGATGGTGAAATTTACCCCGCCAAATAAATTAGGCAAGTTTCAGCGAGGATTTGCTCACTTAGCACTGCGGGCTCCGGTGCAGGATTTGGCAGTTTTGCCAGTGGCGATCGCTTCTTACCAAGAGCAGTCTATCCGCTCAACAGTACCGCTGAGGCTTTTGAGCCTGTTCGATCCTTCAGAACCCCTGTTTAATCAATCAGGCTGGCATCCACTGATAATTTACCAGCGAACTAACGTTTTAATCGGTCGGCCTTACTGGATCACCCCTTCTGTGCAGCAGCAATACCAGGGAAAACAGGCGAAAAAAGTTGTTACTGAACTAACAGAACACTGTCAAGGAGAAATAGCACACTTACTAAGCAGAGGTTGTTTGTAA